Proteins encoded in a region of the Halostella limicola genome:
- a CDS encoding cytochrome d ubiquinol oxidase subunit II: protein MIDLVSEDPVLGLALPELWFGVVFAFLGTFLFLDGFDFGVGALFATRSDDEERERLVAAIGPFWDGNEVWLVVFGGALFAAFPAAYAALFSRHYLLLFALLAALGARGLAPEMYEQRHDDRWQRVWGAAFAAGSVASPFLLGAFAAAWLAGAEGSLTLAGPVVGLGVVALTVLSGAAFLGVKTRGGLQAATTAYGVPAVAAYLALVVLSLAALALTAPAVGEALVAPVPAALVALSVALAGGYGIAMRRGRYRLALGAAGGLTYAFVALVAVLLYPAMDPATGLSVADAAVSTTALNLMTAAAAVLIPLVIGYFAVLYSAFAGPVDAGDAY from the coding sequence ATGATTGACCTCGTCTCCGAGGACCCCGTGCTGGGGCTGGCGCTGCCCGAACTCTGGTTCGGCGTCGTCTTCGCCTTCCTCGGGACCTTCCTCTTTCTCGACGGGTTCGACTTCGGCGTCGGCGCGCTGTTTGCCACCCGGAGCGACGACGAGGAGCGCGAGCGCCTGGTCGCGGCTATCGGCCCGTTCTGGGACGGCAACGAGGTGTGGCTCGTCGTCTTCGGCGGGGCGCTGTTCGCGGCGTTCCCGGCGGCGTACGCGGCGCTTTTCAGCCGCCACTACCTGCTACTGTTCGCGCTCCTCGCGGCGCTCGGCGCGCGCGGGCTGGCGCCGGAGATGTACGAACAGCGCCACGACGACCGGTGGCAGCGGGTCTGGGGCGCCGCCTTCGCCGCGGGGAGCGTCGCGTCGCCGTTCCTGCTCGGCGCCTTCGCGGCGGCGTGGCTAGCCGGGGCCGAGGGGAGCCTCACGCTCGCCGGCCCGGTCGTCGGCCTCGGCGTCGTCGCGCTCACCGTCCTCTCGGGGGCGGCGTTCCTCGGCGTCAAGACCCGCGGCGGCCTCCAGGCGGCGACGACGGCCTACGGCGTCCCGGCGGTCGCGGCGTACCTCGCGCTCGTCGTGCTGTCGCTCGCGGCGCTCGCGCTGACGGCGCCGGCCGTCGGGGAGGCACTGGTCGCGCCGGTGCCGGCCGCGCTGGTCGCGCTCTCGGTGGCGCTCGCGGGCGGCTACGGAATCGCGATGCGACGCGGCCGGTACCGCCTCGCGCTCGGCGCGGCCGGCGGGCTCACGTACGCGTTCGTCGCGCTTGTCGCCGTCCTGCTGTACCCCGCGATGGACCCGGCGACCGGCCTGTCGGTGGCCGACGCCGCGGTGTCGACGACGGCCCTGAACCTGATGACGGCGGCCGCCGCGGTGCTGATCCCGCTCGTGATCGGGTACTTCGCCGTCCTCTACTCGGCGTTCGCCGGGCCGGTGGACGCCGGGGACGCCTACTGA
- a CDS encoding Rid family detoxifying hydrolase, translated as MKRVIDTPDAPAAVGAYSQATTDGSLVFTAGQIPMTADGDLLDDESITVQTRQSLENVSAILDEAGLTPEDVLKVTVYLDDIDDFDEMNEAYQEYFLDNPPARSAVEVAALPKGVGVEIEAVASSE; from the coding sequence ATGAAGCGCGTCATCGACACGCCGGACGCACCGGCCGCGGTAGGTGCGTACAGTCAGGCGACGACGGACGGATCGCTCGTGTTCACCGCCGGTCAGATCCCCATGACCGCCGACGGCGACCTGCTCGACGACGAGTCGATCACCGTCCAGACGCGGCAGTCGCTGGAGAACGTCTCCGCGATCCTGGACGAGGCGGGGCTCACTCCGGAGGACGTGCTGAAGGTCACGGTGTATCTCGACGACATCGACGACTTCGACGAGATGAACGAGGCCTATCAGGAGTACTTCCTCGACAACCCGCCCGCGAGAAGCGCCGTCGAGGTGGCCGCGCTCCCGAAAGGCGTCGGCGTCGAGATCGAAGCCGTCGCCAGCTCGGAGTGA
- a CDS encoding SOS response-associated peptidase, translated as MCGRYSLFAPREDVVDLLDAAPEREFGPRYNMAPGEELPVVRDAASDRIEFLRWGLVPHWADDDGIGNDLINARAETVAEKPSFRDAFRQSYADADGPRAGRCLVPADGFYEWVDEGDGKQPYRVAFEDDRPFAMAGLWATWEAEVEQVGLDAFGDGGDATPETRRLETFAVVTTEPNDLVADLHHRMAVILDEDDRGAWLDADPDAAADLLDPFPADEMRAYPVSTAVNDPSNDAPAVAEPLD; from the coding sequence ATGTGTGGCCGCTACAGCCTGTTCGCGCCGCGTGAAGACGTCGTCGACCTGCTCGACGCCGCGCCCGAGCGCGAGTTCGGTCCCCGGTACAACATGGCGCCCGGCGAGGAGCTACCGGTGGTCCGCGACGCGGCGTCCGACCGCATCGAGTTCCTGCGGTGGGGGCTGGTCCCGCACTGGGCGGACGACGACGGGATCGGTAACGACCTGATCAACGCCCGCGCCGAGACGGTCGCCGAGAAACCGAGCTTCCGGGACGCCTTCCGGCAGAGCTACGCCGACGCTGACGGTCCCCGGGCGGGGCGCTGTCTCGTCCCCGCCGACGGGTTTTATGAGTGGGTCGACGAGGGCGACGGCAAGCAGCCCTACCGGGTCGCGTTCGAGGACGACCGGCCGTTCGCGATGGCGGGCCTCTGGGCGACCTGGGAGGCGGAGGTGGAACAGGTCGGGCTGGACGCCTTCGGCGACGGCGGCGACGCGACGCCGGAGACCCGGCGGCTGGAGACGTTCGCGGTCGTCACGACGGAACCGAACGACCTCGTGGCCGACCTCCACCACCGGATGGCCGTCATCCTCGACGAGGACGACCGGGGGGCCTGGCTCGACGCCGACCCGGACGCCGCGGCGGACCTGCTCGACCCGTTCCCGGCCGACGAGATGCGCGCTTACCCCGTCTCGACCGCGGTCAACGACCCGTCGAACGACGCCCCGGCGGTCGCCGAACCGCTCGACTGA
- the thsB gene encoding thermosome subunit beta — protein MQQGQPMIVMSEESQRVKDQDAQNYNISAARAVSEAVKSTLGPKGMDKMLVDSMGDVTITNDGVTILKEMDIDNPTAEMIIEVAETQEDEAGDGTTTAVAIAGELLKNAEDLLEQDIHPTAIIKGFHLASEQARKEVDDIAEDVDTDDEELLRSVAETSMTGKGAELNKEHLSRLIVDAVSAVTVEDTVDLEFLNIETQTGRSAGESELLNGATVSKDPVHDDMPESVEDADILLLDQAIEVDETNVDTEVSVTDPDQLQQFLDQEEDQIKQKVQRIVDSGADVVFCQKGIDDLAQHYLAKEGILAVRRAKKSDIEFLREVVGADIVSDLSSVSADDLGRGDVTRDEEDELFYVTGDDSHGVTLILRGSTDHVVDELERGVNDALDVVAQTVSDGRIVSGGGAIEVETARRLRDFADGVEGREQLAVEAFADSLELVPRVLAENAGLDSIDTLVDLRAAHEDGDVRAGLNVFSSSVEDTFDAGVVEPAHAKEQALSSATEAANLVLKIDDIISAGDLSTDKGDDEGGPGGAGGMGGMGGGMGGMM, from the coding sequence ATGCAGCAGGGACAGCCGATGATCGTAATGAGCGAGGAGTCACAGCGCGTCAAGGATCAGGACGCGCAGAACTACAACATTTCTGCGGCGCGAGCGGTCTCCGAAGCCGTCAAGTCCACTCTCGGCCCGAAAGGGATGGACAAGATGCTCGTCGACTCGATGGGCGACGTCACCATCACGAACGACGGCGTCACCATCCTCAAGGAGATGGACATCGACAACCCGACGGCCGAGATGATCATCGAGGTCGCCGAGACCCAGGAGGACGAGGCCGGCGACGGCACGACCACAGCCGTCGCGATCGCGGGCGAACTCCTCAAGAACGCCGAGGACCTCCTCGAGCAGGACATCCACCCGACGGCGATCATCAAGGGCTTCCACCTCGCGAGCGAGCAGGCACGCAAGGAGGTCGACGACATCGCCGAGGACGTCGACACCGACGACGAGGAGCTCCTCCGCTCCGTCGCCGAGACATCGATGACCGGCAAGGGCGCCGAGCTCAACAAGGAGCACCTCTCCCGCCTCATCGTCGACGCCGTCTCCGCCGTCACCGTCGAGGACACGGTCGACCTCGAGTTCCTCAACATCGAGACCCAGACCGGCCGCTCCGCCGGCGAGTCCGAGCTGCTCAACGGCGCGACCGTTAGCAAGGACCCCGTCCACGACGACATGCCCGAGAGCGTCGAGGACGCGGACATCCTCCTGCTCGACCAGGCCATCGAGGTCGACGAGACGAACGTCGACACCGAGGTCTCCGTCACCGACCCCGACCAGCTCCAGCAGTTCCTCGACCAGGAGGAAGACCAGATCAAGCAGAAGGTCCAGCGGATCGTCGACTCCGGCGCCGACGTCGTCTTCTGCCAGAAGGGCATCGACGACCTCGCCCAGCACTACCTCGCGAAGGAGGGCATCCTCGCCGTCCGCCGCGCCAAGAAGTCCGACATCGAGTTCCTGCGTGAGGTCGTCGGCGCCGACATCGTCTCCGACCTCTCCAGCGTCTCCGCCGACGACCTCGGCCGCGGCGACGTCACCCGCGACGAGGAGGACGAGCTGTTCTACGTCACCGGCGACGACAGCCACGGCGTGACGCTCATCCTGCGCGGCTCCACCGACCACGTGGTCGACGAGCTGGAGCGCGGCGTCAACGACGCGCTCGACGTCGTCGCCCAGACCGTCTCCGACGGCCGCATCGTCTCCGGCGGCGGCGCCATCGAGGTCGAGACCGCTCGCCGCCTCCGCGACTTCGCGGACGGCGTCGAGGGCCGCGAGCAGCTGGCCGTCGAGGCCTTCGCCGACTCGCTGGAGCTCGTCCCGCGCGTGCTCGCCGAGAACGCCGGCCTCGACTCCATCGACACGCTGGTCGACCTGCGCGCCGCCCACGAGGACGGCGACGTCCGCGCCGGCCTGAACGTGTTCTCCTCCAGCGTCGAGGACACCTTCGACGCCGGCGTCGTCGAGCCGGCCCACGCCAAGGAGCAGGCGCTCTCCAGCGCCACCGAGGCCGCGAATCTGGTCCTCAAGATCGACGACATCATCTCCGCCGGCGACCTGTCGACCGACAAGGGCGACGACGAAGGCGGCCCCGGCGGTGCCGGCGGCATGGGCGGCATGGGCGGCGGCATGGGCGGCATGATGTAA
- the lrp gene encoding HTH-type transcriptional regulator Lrp, translating to MTYENLDAELVNALLNDGRASLRSLGEELDVSVTTVSNHLSDLEEEGVIDGYTPVVDYGALGYDVTAIIQLKVEGNALPDITDRLEGHKQMISVYEVTGNYDIIAIGKFQDTDGMNQQIKTLLTDPDINESNTSVVLDAASENEQFELDIED from the coding sequence ATGACGTACGAAAATCTCGACGCAGAACTAGTGAATGCACTTCTGAACGACGGCCGCGCCTCCCTCCGGAGCCTCGGCGAGGAGCTCGACGTCTCGGTCACGACCGTCTCGAACCACCTCTCCGACCTCGAGGAGGAGGGGGTCATCGACGGTTACACCCCCGTCGTCGACTACGGCGCGCTCGGCTACGACGTGACCGCGATCATCCAGCTCAAGGTCGAGGGCAACGCCCTCCCCGACATCACCGACCGCCTGGAGGGCCACAAGCAGATGATCAGCGTCTACGAGGTGACGGGCAACTACGACATCATCGCCATCGGCAAGTTCCAGGACACCGACGGGATGAACCAGCAGATCAAGACCCTCCTCACGGACCCCGACATCAACGAGAGCAACACCTCCGTCGTGCTCGACGCCGCCAGCGAGAACGAGCAGTTCGAACTGGACATCGAAGACTGA
- the glnA gene encoding type I glutamate--ammonia ligase — MTTGNLAEKAEGLSEEEEAVLEQIEEENVKFVRLQFTDITGSVKNVSMPATQVEKAFKEGIYFDGSSIEGFVRIQESDMRLEPDPSTFAILPWRSNGDVASARLICDVVNTDGTPFEGGPRQVLKRVLEEADQMGYEVSIGPEPEFFLFEKDEDGKATTTPHDNGGYFDLAPKDLASDVRREIIFTLEEMGFDIEASHHEVAEGQHEINFKYDDALTTADNIATFRAVVRAVAEQHDLHATFMPKPIGEINGSGMHSHISLFDEDGNAFADDDDEFNLSETAKHFMGGVLEHAKAFTAVTNPTVNSYKRLVPGYEAPVYIAWSDVNRSALIRVPDAAGQSARFEIRSPDPSCNPYLGLAAVIKAGLEGIENEVDPGDPVREDIYEFDDEKREEYGIETLPPNLGQAVDALEEDEVVTEALGEHVTEKFVEAKRADFADYRTHVSSWEEEKYLEKF; from the coding sequence ATGACAACCGGAAATCTAGCGGAGAAGGCCGAGGGCCTCTCTGAGGAGGAGGAAGCGGTATTGGAACAGATCGAGGAGGAGAACGTCAAGTTCGTGCGCCTGCAGTTCACCGACATCACGGGATCGGTGAAGAACGTCTCCATGCCCGCGACGCAGGTCGAGAAGGCGTTCAAGGAGGGCATCTACTTCGACGGCTCCTCCATCGAGGGCTTCGTCCGTATCCAGGAGTCGGACATGCGCCTCGAACCCGACCCGTCGACGTTCGCCATCCTGCCGTGGCGTTCGAACGGCGACGTCGCGAGCGCCCGCCTCATCTGCGACGTCGTCAACACGGACGGCACGCCGTTCGAGGGCGGCCCGCGTCAGGTGCTCAAGAGGGTCCTCGAAGAGGCCGACCAGATGGGCTACGAGGTCTCGATCGGTCCCGAGCCCGAGTTCTTCCTGTTCGAGAAAGACGAGGACGGGAAGGCGACGACGACGCCCCACGACAACGGCGGCTACTTCGACCTCGCGCCGAAGGACCTCGCGAGCGACGTGCGCCGCGAGATCATCTTCACGCTCGAGGAGATGGGTTTCGACATCGAGGCCAGCCACCACGAGGTCGCCGAGGGACAGCACGAGATCAACTTCAAGTACGACGACGCGCTGACGACGGCCGACAACATCGCGACGTTCCGCGCGGTCGTCCGCGCCGTCGCCGAGCAGCACGACCTCCACGCGACGTTCATGCCCAAGCCGATCGGCGAAATCAACGGTTCGGGCATGCACAGCCACATCTCGCTGTTCGACGAGGACGGCAACGCCTTCGCCGACGACGACGACGAGTTCAACCTCTCCGAGACGGCCAAGCACTTCATGGGCGGCGTCCTCGAACACGCCAAGGCGTTCACGGCCGTCACGAACCCGACCGTGAACTCCTACAAGCGCCTCGTGCCCGGCTACGAGGCGCCGGTGTACATCGCGTGGTCCGACGTCAACCGCTCGGCGCTCATCCGCGTCCCCGACGCGGCCGGCCAGAGCGCCCGCTTCGAGATCCGCAGCCCCGACCCGTCGTGTAACCCCTACCTCGGCCTCGCCGCCGTCATCAAGGCCGGTCTCGAGGGGATCGAGAACGAGGTCGATCCCGGCGACCCCGTCCGCGAGGACATCTACGAGTTCGACGACGAGAAGCGCGAGGAGTACGGCATCGAGACGCTCCCGCCGAACCTCGGTCAGGCCGTCGACGCGCTGGAGGAAGACGAGGTCGTCACGGAGGCGCTCGGCGAGCACGTCACCGAGAAGTTCGTCGAGGCCAAGCGCGCCGACTTCGCCGACTACCGCACGCACGTCAGCAGCTGGGAAGAAGAGAAGTATCTCGAGAAGTTCTAA
- a CDS encoding phosphatase PAP2 family protein: MSRSVGVVEALRELLPAPVAAAFALVTQLGDVWLYAVVLTFLYWYGNREDTVRIVGVGIGAIGVTLALKQGFALPRPDVGPPPAPAFLPAVLDPVYAEMTHADGYGFPSGHAVGSTAIWGAIALWTDVGTRRQRFLVAATLVGLISLSRLALGVHFLVDVVAGVAVGATYLWVTAVATSRAGDGGVIALEIGTALTGTVALINGTEDSLAAFGAAAGALVAWYAVDVPLEPWPRTHVGAGYAVATIVALGAVGLVWTVFPLSGLTIFVVAAFTVGGVIAAPAAVRRAKKRKTRTRTP, encoded by the coding sequence ATGAGTCGGAGCGTCGGCGTCGTCGAAGCGCTCCGGGAACTCCTCCCGGCGCCGGTGGCGGCGGCGTTCGCTCTCGTGACGCAACTCGGCGACGTCTGGCTGTACGCCGTCGTCCTGACGTTTCTCTACTGGTACGGGAACCGCGAGGACACCGTCCGCATCGTCGGCGTCGGCATCGGCGCCATCGGCGTGACCCTCGCGCTGAAACAGGGGTTCGCGCTCCCCAGGCCGGACGTCGGCCCGCCCCCGGCACCGGCGTTCCTGCCGGCCGTTCTCGATCCGGTGTACGCGGAGATGACCCACGCCGACGGGTACGGCTTTCCGAGCGGGCACGCGGTCGGCAGCACCGCCATCTGGGGAGCGATCGCGCTCTGGACCGACGTGGGCACTCGTCGCCAGCGGTTCCTCGTGGCCGCGACGCTCGTGGGCCTCATCTCGCTGTCCCGACTCGCCCTCGGCGTCCACTTCCTCGTCGACGTGGTCGCCGGCGTCGCGGTCGGTGCCACGTACCTCTGGGTCACGGCGGTCGCCACCTCGCGCGCGGGAGACGGGGGCGTGATCGCGCTGGAGATCGGCACGGCCCTGACGGGAACGGTCGCTCTCATCAACGGCACGGAGGACTCCCTCGCCGCGTTCGGGGCGGCCGCCGGCGCGCTCGTCGCCTGGTACGCGGTAGACGTTCCCCTGGAACCGTGGCCGCGGACGCACGTGGGTGCGGGCTACGCGGTCGCGACGATCGTCGCCCTGGGGGCGGTCGGTCTCGTCTGGACCGTCTTCCCGCTGTCCGGGCTGACGATCTTCGTGGTCGCGGCGTTCACTGTCGGCGGGGTCATCGCCGCGCCGGCTGCCGTGCGACGCGCGAAGAAACGGAAAACGAGAACGAGAACGCCTTAG
- a CDS encoding YihY/virulence factor BrkB family protein: MRRKLQRAVGFAGSVVAVVRERQVTFLAAGIAYYAFVSLVPLLLLALVVGSVVGSEGLAERIVDATAGEILTPTGEELVRDALTGQTGRGGATVVGVATLLWSGLKVFRGLDYAFSSVYGTAGSTSLLDDLRDGVVVLFAVGVGAVAVAVINAAVGSVFGQLAGTVASLTSLLTLTAVFFPLYYVFPNVPSDLRAAMPGTVFAAFGWTTLGAGFRLYAANADAYAAYGVLGGVLLLVTWLYFGAVVLMLGAVVNAIRAGYAGPRDRQVQHPGRGQLRATRSMTDEDEPAAVAGAGTADEELTADDFEAEESSHEDLEAEIERLREEIESFEDEVEERTVHRDDIESDLKRYVRKRVRRGHARGWGPYLVLLYGTAMTIGAFYLLQGVWAILAMLVVWLSTLGLYTLMVLVGAGLSLLEAPGRVRDAIGSWRS, from the coding sequence GTGCGCCGGAAACTGCAGCGCGCGGTCGGGTTCGCCGGGAGCGTCGTCGCCGTCGTCCGGGAGCGACAGGTCACCTTTCTGGCGGCCGGCATCGCCTACTACGCGTTCGTCTCGCTCGTGCCGCTGCTCCTGCTGGCGCTCGTCGTCGGGTCCGTCGTCGGCAGCGAGGGGCTCGCCGAGCGGATCGTCGACGCCACCGCGGGCGAGATACTCACCCCGACCGGCGAGGAGCTCGTCCGCGACGCCCTGACCGGCCAGACCGGGCGCGGCGGCGCGACTGTCGTCGGCGTGGCGACGCTGCTGTGGAGCGGTCTCAAGGTGTTCCGCGGCCTCGACTACGCCTTCTCGTCCGTGTACGGGACCGCCGGCAGCACGTCGCTCCTCGACGACCTCCGGGACGGGGTCGTCGTCCTGTTCGCGGTCGGCGTCGGCGCCGTCGCGGTCGCGGTGATCAACGCCGCGGTCGGCAGCGTCTTCGGACAACTGGCCGGCACGGTCGCGTCGCTCACGTCGCTGCTCACCCTCACGGCCGTGTTCTTCCCGCTGTACTACGTGTTCCCGAACGTCCCGTCCGATCTCCGGGCGGCGATGCCCGGAACCGTGTTCGCGGCGTTCGGCTGGACCACGCTGGGAGCGGGATTCCGGCTGTACGCGGCCAACGCCGACGCGTACGCGGCCTACGGCGTCCTCGGGGGCGTCCTCCTGCTCGTCACCTGGCTCTACTTCGGCGCCGTCGTCCTGATGCTCGGTGCGGTGGTTAACGCGATCAGGGCCGGTTACGCCGGGCCTAGGGACCGGCAAGTACAACATCCCGGCCGTGGACAGTTACGAGCAACCCGATCGATGACCGACGAGGACGAGCCGGCCGCCGTCGCGGGCGCCGGTACGGCGGACGAGGAGTTGACTGCCGACGACTTCGAAGCCGAGGAGTCGTCCCACGAGGACCTCGAAGCGGAGATCGAGCGACTCCGGGAAGAGATCGAGTCGTTCGAGGACGAGGTCGAGGAGCGGACGGTCCACCGCGACGACATCGAATCCGACCTCAAGCGGTACGTCCGCAAGCGTGTCCGCAGGGGCCACGCCCGCGGCTGGGGACCGTACCTCGTGTTGCTGTACGGCACCGCGATGACCATCGGGGCCTTCTACCTCCTCCAGGGAGTGTGGGCGATCCTCGCGATGCTCGTCGTCTGGCTGTCGACGCTCGGACTGTACACCCTGATGGTGCTCGTCGGCGCGGGGCTCTCACTGCTCGAAGCGCCCGGCCGCGTCCGCGACGCCATCGGCTCTTGGCGTTCATGA
- a CDS encoding tRNA (guanine(26)-N(2))-dimethyltransferase, with amino-acid sequence MHVREGGVEIEVPEQESEGIDDAVFFNPVQELNRDMTVAVLRAFAEREPRAERYLDAMAASGIRGVRAAAEGWDVTLCDVDEVAVALCERNLAANDLEGEVVQQGANALMHDDVFDVVDVDPFGTPMPFVDAAFANTRDMVCVTATDTAPLCGAHFDSGVRKYSAVPRNTDYHAEMGMRILVGALARTAARYDTGVVPVLSHATNHYARTYLELEHRATDANEAIDELGHVYHCEECLYRETERGLIADPLDDCPNCGSERVTTAGPLWLGPLREREFVANVRDAVTHEMGTAGKVRDLLETLEAELDEPTHYDQHRLCKEWTRPAAAMDAFLGRLRDAGYEASRAHYGGTTFKTDADVEAIRRATEHE; translated from the coding sequence ATGCACGTCCGGGAAGGCGGGGTCGAGATAGAAGTCCCCGAGCAGGAGAGCGAGGGCATCGACGACGCGGTGTTTTTCAACCCCGTCCAGGAGCTGAACCGCGACATGACCGTCGCCGTCCTGCGGGCGTTCGCGGAGCGGGAGCCCCGCGCCGAGCGGTACCTCGACGCGATGGCCGCAAGCGGCATCCGGGGCGTCCGCGCGGCGGCGGAGGGGTGGGACGTCACGCTCTGTGACGTCGACGAGGTCGCCGTGGCGCTCTGCGAGCGGAACCTCGCCGCGAACGACCTGGAGGGAGAGGTCGTTCAGCAGGGTGCGAACGCGCTCATGCACGACGACGTGTTCGACGTGGTCGACGTCGACCCGTTCGGGACGCCGATGCCGTTCGTCGACGCCGCCTTCGCCAACACCCGGGACATGGTCTGCGTGACGGCGACCGACACCGCGCCGCTCTGTGGCGCGCACTTCGACAGCGGCGTGCGGAAGTACAGCGCGGTGCCGCGCAACACCGACTACCACGCCGAGATGGGGATGCGGATCCTCGTCGGGGCGCTCGCCCGCACGGCGGCGCGGTACGACACCGGCGTCGTCCCCGTGCTCTCGCACGCGACGAACCACTACGCCCGGACCTACCTCGAACTGGAGCACCGCGCGACCGACGCGAACGAGGCGATCGACGAACTCGGCCACGTCTACCACTGCGAGGAGTGCCTCTACCGCGAGACCGAGCGCGGCCTCATCGCGGACCCGCTCGACGACTGCCCGAACTGCGGGAGCGAGCGCGTCACGACCGCCGGGCCGCTCTGGCTCGGCCCCCTCCGCGAGCGCGAGTTCGTCGCGAACGTCCGGGACGCGGTCACCCACGAGATGGGCACCGCCGGGAAGGTCCGCGACCTGCTCGAAACGCTCGAAGCCGAACTGGACGAGCCGACCCACTACGACCAGCACCGCCTCTGCAAGGAGTGGACCCGCCCAGCGGCGGCGATGGACGCCTTCCTCGGCCGCCTCCGTGACGCCGGGTACGAGGCGTCGCGCGCGCACTACGGCGGGACGACGTTCAAGACCGACGCCGACGTCGAGGCGATCCGTCGGGCGACCGAACACGAGTAG